The sequence below is a genomic window from Streptomyces sp. V1I1.
CTGCCGCGCGTTCGTCCTCGGTGACCGGACCGTGTTCCTCCTGCAGCCAGTCCACCAGCTCCCGCAGCCGGTCCCGATCGCGCTTGAAGCGCAGCGCCTCGGCGACATACGCCGACAGGCCCCGCTCTGCTGCCTCCGCGCGGATCTCGTCAAGGAGATCCTCGGGGATCGTCACCGTCACCTTCTTTGTCGCCATACAAGTGACCATAC
It includes:
- a CDS encoding CopG family transcriptional regulator, with the translated sequence MATKKVTVTIPEDLLDEIRAEAAERGLSAYVAEALRFKRDRDRLRELVDWLQEEHGPVTEDERAAAFEELADLDAEHERRRAAGKHNAGEAA